A single Thermaerobacter sp. FW80 DNA region contains:
- a CDS encoding branched-chain amino acid ABC transporter permease, translating to MEIAIQQLINGIQLGAVYALIAVGYTMVYGVVKMINFAHGDVYMVGAYLAFAVTAAVAGGRLGTGQGLLLFVVGLLAAMVGCALLGGLIERVAYRPLRNQPRLVALTTAIGVSLLLENLMQIIAGPNPRPFPALIPAYQVDLGGVFLNVRFLVALAVALGMMAFLHYLVMRTRIGKAMRAVAFDLDAARLMGIDVNRVIAATFMLGSALAAAAGVLVGVTYSRIDPFMGILPGLKAFVAAVLGGIGNIPGAMVGGLIMGLAEVAVASVRSELTHAVAFLILIAVLLFKPTGLLGERVYDKV from the coding sequence GTGGAGATCGCGATCCAACAGCTGATCAACGGCATCCAGCTCGGGGCCGTCTACGCCCTCATCGCCGTCGGCTACACGATGGTCTACGGCGTGGTGAAGATGATCAACTTCGCCCACGGCGACGTCTACATGGTGGGCGCCTACCTGGCCTTCGCGGTCACCGCCGCGGTGGCCGGCGGGCGGCTCGGCACGGGTCAGGGGCTGCTCCTCTTCGTCGTCGGGCTCCTGGCCGCGATGGTCGGGTGCGCCTTGTTGGGGGGGCTCATCGAGCGGGTCGCCTACCGGCCGCTGCGGAACCAGCCACGGCTGGTGGCCCTGACCACCGCCATCGGCGTCTCGCTGCTCCTGGAGAACCTGATGCAGATCATCGCGGGGCCCAACCCACGCCCCTTCCCGGCCCTGATCCCCGCGTACCAGGTCGACCTGGGCGGCGTCTTCCTGAACGTCCGCTTCCTGGTGGCGCTGGCCGTGGCCCTGGGGATGATGGCCTTCCTCCACTACCTGGTGATGCGCACCCGCATCGGCAAGGCGATGCGGGCGGTGGCCTTCGACCTGGACGCCGCGCGGCTGATGGGGATCGATGTGAACCGCGTCATCGCCGCCACGTTCATGCTCGGATCCGCCCTGGCCGCCGCCGCCGGCGTGCTGGTCGGCGTCACCTACTCCCGCATCGATCCCTTCATGGGCATCTTGCCGGGCCTCAAGGCCTTCGTGGCGGCGGTGCTCGGCGGCATCGGCAACATCCCCGGGGCCATGGTGGGCGGCCTGATCATGGGCCTGGCCGAGGTCGCCGTCGCCTCGGTCCGGTCGGAGCTGACGCACGCCGTGGCCTTCCTCATCCTGATCGCGGTGCTGCTGTTCAAGCCCACGGGGCTCCTGGGGGAGCGGGTCTACGACAAGGTCTGA
- a CDS encoding branched-chain amino acid ABC transporter permease — translation MSELAPATAAATLRTTPWPVVVGRWLLQLVVIVGLYQLLLTWAAGNRYLQVVLIQAGIYVIMAVGLNLILGYTGQLSIGHAGFMAVGGYAAAILTKFFDIPFPVALAAGGLAGGIAGLLVGIPSLRLRGDYLAIATLGFGEIISVLLSLIDEVPVGSRVIEVGGAQGLIGIPRHTTFAWTYALAVLAIKVVWHFVHSTHGRACIAIRDDEVAAEAMGIPTTRYKVLAFTIGAALAGIAGGLHAHQYLYLNPALAGFMNSVFILVIVVIGGMGSTTGAVAAALFFTYVNQALPNWMQALHLPATIDPPAVRMVLFSLLLILTMLVRPRGLFGGVELTWEQIGRVGRALYGAARRPGVPRGGAA, via the coding sequence GTGAGCGAGTTGGCACCGGCAACCGCGGCGGCAACCCTGCGGACGACGCCCTGGCCCGTGGTCGTCGGCCGGTGGCTGCTGCAGCTGGTGGTCATCGTCGGCCTGTACCAGCTGTTGCTCACCTGGGCGGCGGGGAACCGTTACCTGCAGGTGGTCCTGATCCAGGCGGGCATCTACGTGATCATGGCCGTGGGACTCAACCTCATCCTCGGCTACACCGGCCAGCTGTCCATCGGCCACGCGGGGTTCATGGCGGTGGGGGGCTACGCCGCGGCGATCCTGACCAAGTTCTTCGACATCCCCTTCCCCGTGGCGCTGGCGGCCGGCGGCTTGGCCGGGGGCATCGCCGGCTTGCTGGTCGGCATCCCGAGCCTGCGCCTGCGGGGCGACTACCTGGCCATCGCCACCCTCGGCTTCGGGGAGATCATCAGCGTGCTGCTGTCCCTGATCGACGAGGTGCCCGTCGGCTCCCGCGTGATCGAAGTCGGCGGCGCCCAGGGCCTGATCGGCATCCCGCGCCACACCACCTTTGCCTGGACCTACGCGCTGGCCGTGCTGGCGATCAAGGTGGTGTGGCACTTCGTCCACTCCACCCACGGCCGCGCCTGCATCGCCATCCGGGACGACGAGGTGGCCGCCGAGGCGATGGGCATCCCGACCACCCGCTACAAGGTCTTGGCCTTCACCATCGGCGCCGCCTTGGCGGGGATCGCCGGCGGCCTGCACGCCCACCAGTACCTGTACCTCAACCCGGCCCTGGCGGGCTTCATGAACTCGGTGTTCATCCTGGTGATCGTCGTCATCGGGGGCATGGGGAGCACCACCGGGGCGGTGGCCGCCGCCCTGTTCTTCACCTACGTCAACCAGGCCCTGCCCAACTGGATGCAGGCCCTGCACCTGCCCGCCACCATCGACCCGCCGGCGGTGCGCATGGTGCTGTTCTCGCTGCTCCTCATCCTCACCATGCTGGTGCGCCCCCGGGGACTGTTCGGCGGCGTCGAGCTGACGTGGGAGCAGATCGGCCGCGTGGGGCGGGCGCTCTATGGCGCCGCCCGCCGCCCCGGCGTCCCGAGGGGGGGAGCGGCCTGA
- a CDS encoding ABC transporter ATP-binding protein, with the protein MERPAIGATNQGSTSAAAEALPVVLECAGLTIRFGGLVALADFNLTLRQGELVGLIGPNGAGKTTVFNLITGIYRPTAGDVRLFHRSIVGMRPHRITQLGIARTFQNIRLFANMTVLDNVRTAFHARTRTGVLSAILRTRGFHAEEQAVTRRALELLETLRLSHRAGELARNLPYGEQRRLEIARALATGPRVLLLDEPAAGMNPSESRELRDLIEDVHRRFGLTTLLIEHHMDVVMTVCERVVVLDHGRTIAEGTPDEVRRNPAVIAAYLGEEAV; encoded by the coding sequence ATGGAGAGGCCGGCCATCGGCGCCACGAACCAGGGTTCGACCAGCGCGGCCGCCGAGGCCCTGCCCGTGGTCCTGGAGTGTGCGGGGCTCACCATCCGCTTCGGCGGCCTGGTGGCGCTGGCGGACTTCAACCTCACCCTCCGGCAGGGGGAGCTGGTGGGGCTGATCGGTCCGAATGGCGCGGGGAAGACCACGGTCTTCAACCTGATCACCGGGATCTATCGGCCCACGGCGGGGGATGTCCGCCTGTTCCACCGCTCCATCGTCGGCATGCGTCCCCACCGCATCACCCAGCTGGGGATCGCGCGCACGTTCCAGAACATCCGTCTATTTGCCAACATGACCGTGCTGGACAACGTGCGCACCGCCTTCCACGCGCGAACCCGCACGGGGGTGCTGTCCGCGATCCTGCGCACCCGCGGGTTCCACGCGGAGGAGCAAGCGGTGACCCGCCGCGCCCTGGAGCTGCTGGAGACCCTCCGGCTCAGCCACCGGGCGGGGGAGCTGGCTCGCAATCTGCCGTACGGCGAGCAGCGCCGCCTGGAGATCGCCCGGGCCCTGGCCACGGGGCCCCGCGTCCTGCTGCTGGACGAACCGGCGGCCGGCATGAACCCCAGCGAGTCCCGCGAGCTCCGGGACCTGATCGAGGACGTGCACCGGCGGTTCGGCCTGACCACCCTGCTCATCGAGCACCACATGGACGTGGTGATGACCGTCTGCGAACGGGTCGTCGTCCTCGACCACGGGCGGACCATCGCCGAGGGCACGCCCGACGAGGTCCGCCGCAACCCGGCCGTCATCGCCGCATACCTGGGCGAGGAGGCGGTCTGA
- a CDS encoding ABC transporter ATP-binding protein, with protein MLLHVERLSVAYGAIKAVQDLSLEVAEGEIVALLGANGAGKTTTLRTISGLIRPRAGKVVYDGRAITQWPAHRIVEAGLVHVPEGRRVFAPLTVRENLELGAYTVRAAADVEARMKEVFAKFPRLEERQHQLAGTLSGGEQQMLAIGRALMARPRLLLLDEPSLGLAPLLVREIFATIKEINQRDGVTILLVEQNAHQALQIASRAYVLESGRLVLSGPAARLIDDPKVREAYLGA; from the coding sequence ATGCTGCTGCACGTCGAACGGCTCAGCGTCGCCTACGGGGCCATCAAGGCCGTCCAGGACCTGTCCCTCGAGGTGGCCGAGGGGGAGATCGTCGCCCTGCTGGGCGCCAACGGCGCCGGGAAGACCACCACCCTGCGCACCATCAGCGGCCTGATTCGGCCGCGCGCGGGCAAGGTGGTCTACGACGGACGCGCCATCACCCAGTGGCCCGCCCACCGCATCGTCGAGGCGGGGCTGGTCCACGTGCCCGAGGGGCGACGCGTGTTCGCCCCCCTGACGGTCCGCGAGAACCTGGAGCTCGGGGCCTACACGGTGCGGGCGGCCGCCGACGTGGAGGCGCGGATGAAGGAGGTCTTCGCCAAGTTCCCGCGCCTGGAGGAACGCCAGCACCAGTTGGCGGGCACCCTCTCCGGGGGCGAGCAGCAGATGCTGGCCATCGGCCGGGCGCTGATGGCGAGGCCCCGGCTGCTCTTGCTGGACGAACCGTCGCTGGGCCTGGCGCCTTTGTTGGTCCGCGAGATCTTCGCTACGATCAAGGAGATCAACCAGCGCGACGGGGTCACGATCCTGCTGGTCGAACAGAATGCCCACCAGGCGCTGCAGATCGCCAGCCGCGCCTACGTGCTGGAGAGCGGACGCCTGGTGCTCTCCGGACCCGCCGCCCGTCTGATCGACGACCCGAAGGTGCGCGAGGCCTACCTGGGTGCCTGA